In the genome of Mycobacterium kansasii ATCC 12478, one region contains:
- a CDS encoding glycosyltransferase — MRVAVVAGPDPGHSFPAIALCQRFQASGDRPTLFTGVEWLGTASAVGIDAVELDGLTATDEDLDAGARIHRRAAEMAVLNAPALRELAPDLVVSDVITACGGLAAELVGIPWIELNPHPLYLPSKGLPPIGSGLAPGTGIRGRLRDATMRALTGRSWRAGLRQRATVRVQIGLPAPDPGPLRRLIATLPALEVPRPDWPAEAVVVGPLHFEPTDRVLAIPPGSGPVVVVAPSTAVTGTAGLVEVALGCLTPGDTLPEGSRVVVSRLGGGDLPVPAWAVVGLGNQAELLTHADLVICGGGHGMVAKTLLAGVPLVVVPGGGDQWEIANRVVRQGSGRLVRPLTAEALVAAVNEVLSSPGYRGAAQQAAAGAAEVADPVRVCHEAL; from the coding sequence ATGCGCGTCGCCGTGGTCGCCGGGCCGGATCCCGGGCACTCGTTTCCCGCGATTGCGCTATGCCAACGCTTTCAAGCGTCCGGTGACAGGCCCACCTTGTTCACCGGGGTGGAATGGCTGGGAACCGCCAGCGCGGTCGGGATCGACGCCGTCGAATTGGACGGATTGACGGCCACCGACGAGGATCTGGACGCCGGGGCCAGGATTCATCGAAGAGCCGCAGAGATGGCGGTGCTGAATGCGCCGGCGTTGCGCGAGCTGGCGCCCGATCTGGTGGTCTCTGATGTGATCACCGCCTGCGGGGGCCTGGCCGCCGAGCTGGTGGGCATTCCCTGGATCGAACTCAACCCGCATCCGCTGTACCTGCCCTCGAAAGGTCTGCCGCCGATCGGCAGTGGGCTGGCACCGGGCACCGGAATCCGCGGCCGGCTGCGCGATGCCACCATGCGGGCGCTGACGGGACGATCCTGGCGTGCGGGTCTGCGACAGCGCGCCACCGTCCGGGTCCAGATCGGGTTGCCGGCACCCGATCCCGGGCCGCTGCGGCGGCTGATCGCGACGCTTCCCGCGTTGGAGGTGCCTCGCCCGGACTGGCCGGCCGAGGCCGTCGTGGTGGGCCCGTTGCATTTCGAGCCGACCGATCGGGTGCTGGCGATACCCCCGGGCTCCGGGCCGGTGGTGGTCGTCGCGCCGTCCACCGCGGTGACCGGGACGGCCGGACTGGTCGAGGTCGCGCTGGGCTGCCTGACGCCGGGTGACACGCTGCCGGAGGGTTCGCGGGTGGTGGTCTCCCGGCTGGGTGGCGGGGATCTGCCGGTGCCGGCTTGGGCGGTGGTCGGGCTGGGAAACCAGGCCGAGCTATTGACGCATGCCGACCTGGTGATCTGCGGCGGCGGTCATGGGATGGTGGCCAAGACGCTGCTCGCCGGGGTTCCCCTGGTGGTGGTACCCGGCGGCGGGGACCAGTGGGAGATCGCTAACCGGGTGGTGCGTCAGGGCAGCGGCCGATTGGTCCGGCCGTTGACCGCCGAGGCGCTGGTGGCCGCGGTGAACGAGGTGCTGTCGTCGCCCGGCTACCGCGGGGCCGCGCAGCAGGCCGCCGCCGGTGCCGCAGAGGTCGCCGATCCGGTCAGGGTGTGCCATGAGGCGCTTTAG
- a CDS encoding DUF3046 domain-containing protein: MRLTEFHERVTLRFGAAYGASVLVDHVLTGFGGRTAAQAIEDGVEPRDVWRALCADFDVPRDQW; this comes from the coding sequence GTGCGGTTGACGGAGTTCCACGAGCGGGTCACCCTGCGATTCGGCGCCGCCTATGGGGCATCCGTATTGGTGGACCACGTGCTGACCGGCTTCGGGGGTCGTACCGCGGCCCAGGCGATCGAGGACGGTGTCGAACCCCGCGACGTGTGGCGGGCGCTGTGTGCCGATTTCGACGTCCCCCGCGACCAGTGGTGA
- a CDS encoding (2Fe-2S)-binding protein, with protein MNISAELAEIATYGGFFALSTGRDDAGWHPVVQSYSDGFADLVKATAQRYHTAELRIGASLVHLGHAARLWSPVLACALAHGVLPDLSDLQRADDTAQLRLPEPVGEPVPAPPELPDTLYRVVVRDHMEQFAAGLEVKLASGLLCGNIASALVGTSRVLLSLRPDLRMPIVETTTSLLRIGRMAATGVLTGPDLGFKRRSCCLFYRVPGGGTCGDCPLERGESASSASNLR; from the coding sequence ATGAACATCTCCGCGGAGCTCGCCGAAATCGCTACGTATGGCGGCTTTTTCGCATTGAGCACGGGCCGGGACGATGCCGGATGGCATCCCGTCGTCCAGTCTTACTCCGACGGGTTCGCCGACTTGGTCAAGGCAACCGCCCAGCGCTACCACACCGCGGAACTCAGGATCGGCGCCTCGCTGGTTCACCTCGGCCACGCCGCCCGGCTGTGGTCGCCGGTGCTGGCCTGCGCGCTGGCCCACGGCGTGCTGCCGGACCTGAGCGACCTGCAACGCGCCGACGACACCGCGCAACTCAGACTTCCCGAGCCCGTGGGCGAGCCTGTTCCGGCTCCCCCGGAGCTCCCGGACACGTTGTACCGCGTTGTCGTGCGCGACCACATGGAACAGTTCGCGGCCGGCCTTGAGGTCAAGCTGGCCTCCGGCCTGCTATGCGGCAATATCGCGTCCGCACTCGTCGGAACGTCCCGCGTGCTGCTGTCGCTACGGCCCGACTTGCGGATGCCGATCGTCGAAACCACCACTTCCCTGCTGCGCATCGGCAGGATGGCCGCCACCGGCGTGCTCACCGGCCCCGACCTCGGCTTCAAGCGGCGCAGCTGCTGCCTGTTCTATCGGGTGCCGGGTGGCGGCACATGCGGCGATTGCCCCCTTGAGCGTGGCGAGTCTGCCTCCAGTGCATCGAACCTGCGGTGA
- the recA gene encoding recombinase RecA: MAQAPDREKALELAMAQIEKSYGKGSVMRLGDEVRQPISVIPTGSIALDVALGIGGLPRGRVVEIYGPESSGKTTVALHAVANAQAAGGVAAFIDAEHALDPEYAKKLGVDTDSLLVSQPDTGEQALEIADMLIRSGALDIVVIDSVAALVPRAELEGEMGDSHVGLQARLMSQALRKMTGALNNSGTTAIFINQLRDKIGVMFGSPETTTGGKALKFYASVRMDVRRIETLKDGTNAVGNRTRVKIVKNKVSPPFKQAEFDILYGKGISREGSLIDMGVDQGFIRKSGAWFTYEGEQLGQGKENARNFLMENADVANEIEKKIKEKLGIGAVVTDDPSNDVLPAPVDF, translated from the coding sequence ATGGCGCAAGCCCCCGACCGTGAGAAAGCTCTCGAACTGGCGATGGCCCAGATCGAGAAGAGTTATGGCAAAGGCTCGGTGATGCGCCTCGGCGACGAGGTGCGTCAACCGATATCTGTCATTCCGACCGGATCCATCGCCCTGGACGTCGCCCTGGGCATCGGCGGCCTGCCGCGTGGCCGGGTGGTGGAGATATACGGCCCGGAGTCCTCGGGCAAGACCACCGTGGCCTTGCACGCGGTGGCCAACGCGCAGGCCGCCGGCGGCGTCGCGGCATTCATCGACGCGGAGCACGCGCTGGATCCCGAGTATGCGAAGAAGCTCGGCGTCGACACTGATTCGCTGCTGGTCAGCCAGCCGGACACCGGTGAACAGGCACTCGAGATCGCCGACATGCTGATCCGCTCGGGCGCGCTCGACATCGTGGTCATCGACTCGGTGGCGGCGCTGGTACCGCGCGCGGAACTCGAAGGTGAGATGGGGGATAGCCATGTCGGCCTGCAGGCCCGGCTGATGAGCCAGGCACTGCGGAAAATGACTGGCGCGCTGAACAATTCGGGAACCACGGCGATCTTCATCAACCAGCTCCGCGACAAGATCGGGGTCATGTTCGGATCGCCCGAAACGACCACCGGCGGAAAGGCGCTGAAGTTCTACGCGTCGGTGCGCATGGACGTGCGACGGATCGAGACGCTCAAGGACGGCACCAATGCGGTCGGCAACCGCACCCGGGTCAAGATCGTCAAGAACAAGGTGTCGCCGCCGTTCAAGCAGGCCGAGTTCGACATCCTCTACGGCAAGGGCATCAGCAGAGAGGGCTCCCTGATCGATATGGGTGTGGACCAGGGTTTTATCCGCAAGTCCGGGGCCTGGTTCACCTACGAGGGTGAGCAGCTCGGCCAGGGCAAGGAAAATGCCCGCAACTTCCTGATGGAGAACGCCGACGTGGCCAACGAGATCGAGAAGAAGATCAAGGAAAAGCTTGGCATTGGCGCAGTGGTGACCGATGACCCCTCAAATGACGTCTTGCCCGCCCCCGTCGACTTCTGA
- the recX gene encoding recombination regulator RecX, which yields MTSCPPPSTSEPSREEQARALCLRLLTARSRTRAELSGQLAKRGYPDDISNRVLDRLAAVGLVDDTDFAEQWVQYRRANTGKSKRALAAELHTKGVDNDVITTVLAGIDAGAERARAEQLVRARLRRETLGEDNRDEARVSRRLVAMLARRGYSQTVACEVVIAELAAERERRRV from the coding sequence ATGACGTCTTGCCCGCCCCCGTCGACTTCTGAGCCATCTCGCGAAGAGCAGGCGCGGGCGCTGTGCCTGCGCCTGCTCACCGCGCGATCACGGACCCGGGCCGAGTTATCCGGCCAGCTAGCCAAGCGTGGATATCCAGACGACATCAGCAACCGGGTGTTGGATCGGCTGGCCGCTGTTGGTTTGGTGGATGACACCGACTTCGCCGAACAGTGGGTGCAGTACCGGCGAGCCAACACGGGAAAAAGCAAGCGCGCCTTGGCTGCTGAGCTGCATACCAAGGGTGTGGACAACGACGTGATCACCACGGTGCTGGCCGGGATCGATGCCGGCGCCGAGCGGGCGCGGGCTGAGCAACTGGTACGGGCCCGGCTGCGACGGGAGACACTGGGCGAGGACAACAGGGACGAAGCGCGGGTGAGCCGCCGGCTGGTGGCGATGCTGGCCCGCCGCGGCTACAGCCAGACCGTGGCCTGCGAGGTGGTCATCGCCGAGCTGGCCGCCGAACGGGAGCGGCGCCGGGTCTAG
- the miaB gene encoding tRNA (N6-isopentenyl adenosine(37)-C2)-methylthiotransferase MiaB encodes MTSTVAQRADAANAAGNGAPAAGRTYQVRTYGCQMNVHDSERLAGLLEAAGYRRAADGSDFGDADVVVFNTCAVRENADNKLYGNLSHLAPRKRTNPDMQIAVGGCLAQKDRDVVLRRAPWVDVVFGTHNIGSLPTLLDRARHNKVAQVEIAEALQQFPSSLPSARESAYAAWVSISVGCNNSCTFCIVPSLRGKEIDRSPADVLAEVQSLVDTGVLEITLLGQNVNAYGVSFADPALPRNRGAFAELLRACGRIPGLERVRFTSPHPAEFTDDVIEAMAQTPNVCPALHMPLQSGSDPVLRAMRRSYRADRYLGIIERVRAAMPHAAITTDLIVGFPGETEEDFAATLDVVRQARFAAAFTFQYSKRPGTPAADFDEQLPKDIVRQRYERLIELQEQISLEGNRELVGQSVEVLVATGEGRKDSRTSRMSGRARDGRLVHFRAGDQHVRPGDLITTQITGAAPHHLIADAGVISHRRTRAGDAYAAGQRAGDAYAAGQRSPGVGLGMPGVGRPVAADPGGCGSGCGPAVDPGKGLCDERRS; translated from the coding sequence GTGACTTCGACGGTGGCGCAGCGGGCCGATGCTGCGAATGCAGCGGGCAACGGTGCGCCCGCTGCCGGGCGCACCTACCAGGTCCGCACCTACGGCTGTCAGATGAACGTCCACGACTCCGAGCGTTTGGCGGGACTTCTCGAAGCTGCGGGCTACCGGCGTGCAGCCGACGGCTCAGATTTTGGAGACGCCGACGTCGTGGTGTTCAACACCTGCGCCGTTCGCGAGAACGCCGACAACAAGCTGTACGGCAACCTCAGCCACCTGGCCCCGCGCAAGCGCACCAATCCGGACATGCAGATCGCGGTCGGCGGTTGCCTGGCCCAGAAAGATCGCGACGTGGTGCTGCGCAGGGCGCCGTGGGTCGACGTCGTCTTCGGTACCCACAACATCGGATCGCTGCCGACATTGCTCGACCGGGCCCGGCACAACAAGGTCGCCCAAGTCGAAATCGCCGAAGCGCTGCAGCAGTTCCCGTCGTCGCTACCGAGCGCTCGCGAATCCGCTTATGCTGCTTGGGTTTCCATCTCCGTAGGATGCAACAACAGCTGCACGTTTTGCATCGTGCCGTCGCTGCGCGGCAAGGAAATCGACCGCAGCCCCGCGGACGTCCTGGCCGAGGTGCAGTCGCTGGTGGACACCGGTGTGCTCGAAATCACCCTTCTTGGACAAAATGTCAACGCCTACGGCGTCTCGTTCGCCGACCCCGCATTGCCGCGCAACCGGGGCGCGTTCGCCGAATTGCTGCGCGCTTGCGGCCGTATACCGGGTTTGGAGCGCGTCCGGTTCACCTCCCCGCATCCCGCCGAGTTCACCGACGACGTGATCGAGGCGATGGCGCAGACACCCAATGTCTGCCCCGCGCTGCACATGCCGCTGCAGTCCGGGTCGGACCCGGTGTTGCGGGCGATGCGACGGTCCTACCGAGCCGACCGCTATCTGGGCATCATTGAACGGGTTCGTGCCGCGATGCCGCACGCCGCCATCACCACCGACCTGATCGTGGGCTTTCCCGGTGAGACCGAGGAGGACTTCGCGGCCACCCTCGACGTGGTGCGTCAGGCCCGATTCGCGGCGGCGTTTACCTTCCAGTACTCCAAACGCCCCGGCACTCCGGCCGCCGACTTCGACGAACAACTACCGAAAGACATTGTGCGGCAACGCTATGAGCGGCTCATCGAGTTGCAGGAGCAGATCTCGCTCGAGGGCAACAGAGAGCTCGTCGGGCAGAGCGTCGAGGTGTTGGTCGCCACCGGTGAAGGACGCAAGGACAGCCGCACCTCCCGTATGAGCGGGCGGGCACGCGACGGACGACTGGTCCATTTCCGAGCGGGCGATCAGCATGTGCGTCCCGGCGACCTCATCACCACACAGATCACCGGCGCCGCCCCGCACCATCTCATCGCCGACGCGGGCGTCATTAGTCACCGCCGCACCCGCGCCGGCGACGCCTACGCCGCCGGACAGCGCGCCGGCGACGCCTACGCCGCCGGACAGCGATCACCCGGCGTCGGGCTCGGCATGCCCGGCGTCGGACGGCCCGTGGCCGCCGATCCTGGGGGTTGCGGCTCCGGGTGCGGTCCGGCGGTCGATCCAGGTAAGGGGCTTTGCGATGAACGGAGAAGTTGA